Within the Malassezia vespertilionis chromosome 3, complete sequence genome, the region TTGTAGAGGCTCTTCAGAAGTACGGCAAAGAACCTGTGGATTCGGATACGGCCGTGGAGGAGTTGAAGCCAAATCAGGTTCGACTGGAATGGTTCCCATCGTATCACGACGTCCCGACGGATCCAAAATCCTGGACGATCGTGACGGCGCACGAATTTTTTGATGCGCTTCCTATTCACATATTTGAAAAGCATATGAATGGTTGGCGCGAAGTTTTGGTCGATTTGGACCAAGGGGAAAAGCCCGGCGTGGCCGTGCTCAAAGCGTCGGACATTCTTAGTGGCAAGCACAAGAAAGAGGAGCCAGGTGCAGAGAAAGCAACACCAAAACTACGCTTTGTTCTTTCCTCTTCGACGACGCCGTGGGCGAAGCTGTTGGCTGCGCGCAACTCACGCTTTGAAAAGCTGCAGCCTGGGCAACGTGTGGAAGTGAGCCCGATGGGCTGGGCTTtagcgcggcgcatgggcgAATGGGTGTCGGGCTACGATGCGTGCAAAGTCGCCATGGACGGCAAATCTATGCCTCTTACTCCTCAACAGGAACAAGAACGAGAGCAAGCATCGCTCGGCGGTTGTGGTCTAATTATCGACTATGGCGCCGCACGTTTCTTTAGCGAGAGCTTCCGCGCGTTCCGTAACCATCGCATTGTGGACCCGCTGGAAATGCCCGGGCAGTCGGACCTTACTGCTAATGTCGACTTTTCGTTTTTGGAAGAGGCAGTCAACACCACCAACGCCCAGGCACATGGACCCATGTCGCAGCACAACTTTTTGGCGTCGCTTGGTCTGGGCATGCGCGTCCAGAAGCTCGTAAAAGACAAcgatgcgtcgcgcaagcaTGTCATTGAGCAAGCGGCCCTGCGTTTGGTTGATTCTACAGGTATGGGCAAGCAGTATGAGGTCATGGCACTGTCCGCACCGCCCGCTCCCAACGCAACCACAAAAATAGCGGACGAGGTGTATCCATTTTTGTAGTGCTAAGCAATCTATGCAAGTGCCGTCTATGCTTCTGCCACAGGCGCACTTTCTCCCGCAACAGGCTTGTTCGCGCCGGCCTTTGCATTTTGGCGCGTGCCTCGACGGCCATCGTTGTTCGCCAACGGCGGATGCGCACGACGGTCCATGGCCTGTGCAAGTGCTGAGGTGCGGAAAGTGATACCACGCGTCTTATCAATGACCGACTGGTATACGATCGAGCGCGGTTGGTTCATGCGCACAATACCGTCCTTCAAATCAATCTTGGCGTCCGTCTTGGTGTCGCAGATCAAAGTAACGATCCACTTTTCGCCGTCTTCCTTGCTCATGTTGAGACGCTTAGACAGGTCATCGATTTTGACATTTTGATGGATACGGCAGTACACTTCGCTGACCAGGAATCGCGCATCCTCAATAAACTCGCTGACATGCTCCTGGAGAAAGAAGtcttgcgtcgctgccTCATTTGCCTTTGCCAGTTCCTCTTGGGCGCGGTCAAAGTTAAGCTCCACATAGAGCTGGAAGAAGAAATCGACAAATGGGTCTGGGTTCAGGCGGTATGATTCCATCTGAATCGTCTTGGAGAGATCACGCAATGCGGCTGGCGCAGTGAGCTTCATGTTCCCAGAGGAATTGTTGTGCGGTGCAGTGCTGGAGCCGCTTGTATCGATTACATAGCCGCGCGTGACTTGCCGCCGGGTAATGACAAGCGCAACGACCAAGTAACGGAGCAGCCAGGGGCAAGAAATCTGTAGCGTACTCATGTACGCCGGCGAGAGAAAaagctcgacgagcttgaCGCGGCCTGCAGGGTGATTGAAAAAGACAAACAGGCTCCAGTGCAAAAGCCAAGCGCGCTTCTGCAGAATTTCCTCATGGGTAACTTCGCCTTGAGCACCCGCAACTATCGATGCAgtcgcacgccgcgcatcaATGTGCTCCCGGAGCTGGCGCACATCATCCATAGCGCGCTCCCATTCGCCAGTGAGTATATCACAGGCGAGCTTGCCCCACATTGCAGACGAAGTCAACTTGTTGTCAGGCGAGAGCACGCAAAAATGGTATAGGTACGACGACGCTTCGCTGTAATTGCCACAAGAGTACTGAAAATAACCATAGTGGTACAATGCGTCGATCTCGTCCAAGGTGAGGTTGTAGTTCTGCTTGAGCCAGTCAAAGTTCagcgccttgtcctgctTCAGTGCATTCGCGACGTTAGGGTCCCGAATCACGTTCAGCACCTTTTCCACCTCTTTTTGAAGCTTTGCATTCTTCGCTACAACTTCCTCACGGCGCATGGAAATCTCCTCCGGCTCGGGCTCGCCGGGATATGCTTCTTTGTGGAGTTGAAGGGAATAGTCCACCATCGCAGTGCGTTGCGACAGCTCGTACTGCGCTTTGAGCAAATCTTTCGCATTGAAAAGGTTCGTCGTGCCAATATGCGATAGAAGGGGCAGTCCAAGGTGTGAATCCAGGTACCCAAGAAGAGTCTGGGTCAGGTCATATTGCGCTGCCATTCTTGCACAGCGGTAAAACGATCGCAGCAAAAGCGCGCCTACTTTTCTTCTGTGTGTATGTACCTATTAGGTCTGATTTTACACGTGACATACACTCGACACGTCCGCTCTACAATGGATCCGCTCGGGGCTGTTTGATGCGTTGGCGATGCCGAGTACCACTGACGCATGCATGGGCATCACACACGAGTACTTTTATGATGGTAGTGCCTTTTTTATTCTCGAATTGCAAGATAGTTGCGAGCAGTAGCTTTTCTGAGCGTCCGTACGCACATGTCCCGCTACCACAGCAATTTTTTCTGCGAGTTACCAATATGCATCTGTCGAGACAAAGAATGCTAGCTTAAGCATTATGAACATTGCGTAGGGAGAAGGGAAATACAATGTATGCGATCCagctttttttttcttcTTTTTCTTTTTCGCAAACTGCGCGTCTGCGCATAATTTTTTTTTTTACCATCTATGTGGCTGATATAAGAGAAACAATGAGGTCAAACTTAGTGaccagcacggcgctgctccgCAATAGCGTTGGTAAGGATCTCCATCTTACTGCAAGGTGTTAGTAAGTGTAAAAATAGAAAACACGTACATCTTAGCACGGCGCATGGTACCAATACGGCGCTTGACGaacttgcgcgcacgcttaTCCTGTTGGAGTTAGTA harbors:
- a CDS encoding uncharacterized protein (EggNog:ENOG503NVH6; COG:H); amino-acid sequence: MPLMRTGVRMQSTAPPEEDKTKGALMRVLQNSIRSSGPLTVPTYMQACLTNPDFGYYSGKLQENRNGILGTRGDFITSPEISQVFGELLAVYYVSRWQASNAPERIRLIELGPGRGTLLSDMLRTFANFPEMFNCLRTIQLVEASPWLLETQEKVVVEALQKYGKEPVDSDTAVEELKPNQVRLEWFPSYHDVPTDPKSWTIVTAHEFFDALPIHIFEKHMNGWREVLVDLDQGEKPGVAVLKASDILSGKHKKEEPGAEKATPKLRFVLSSSTTPWAKLLAARNSRFEKLQPGQRVEVSPMGWALARRMGEWVSGYDACKVAMDGKSMPLTPQQEQEREQASLGGCGLIIDYGAARFFSESFRAFRNHRIVDPLEMPGQSDLTANVDFSFLEEAVNTTNAQAHGPMSQHNFLASLGLGMRVQKLVKDNDASRKHVIEQAALRLVDSTGMGKQYEVMALSAPPAPNATTKIADEVYPFL
- the INT6 gene encoding eukaryotic translation initiation factor 3 subunit E (COG:J; EggNog:ENOG503NWSQ), with the translated sequence MAAQYDLTQTLLGYLDSHLGLPLLSHIGTTNLFNAKDLLKAQYELSQRTAMVDYSLQLHKEAYPGEPEPEEISMRREEVVAKNAKLQKEVEKVLNVIRDPNVANALKQDKALNFDWLKQNYNLTLDEIDALYHYGYFQYSCGNYSEASSYLYHFCVLSPDNKLTSSAMWGKLACDILTGEWERAMDDVRQLREHIDARRATASIVAGAQGEVTHEEILQKRAWLLHWSLFVFFNHPAGRVKLVELFLSPAYMSTLQISCPWLLRYLVVALVITRRQVTRGYVIDTSGSSTAPHNNSSGNMKLTAPAALRDLSKTIQMESYRLNPDPFVDFFFQLYVELNFDRAQEELAKANEAATQDFFLQEHVSEFIEDARFLVSEVYCRIHQNVKIDDLSKRLNMSKEDGEKWIVTLICDTKTDAKIDLKDGIVRMNQPRSIVYQSVIDKTRGITFRTSALAQAMDRRAHPPLANNDGRRGTRQNAKAGANKPVAGESAPVAEA